One genomic segment of Arthrobacter sp. zg-Y1110 includes these proteins:
- a CDS encoding polysaccharide pyruvyl transferase family protein, whose amino-acid sequence MTRVAVLADVGQHVYHVGDEAMGLAAADELTRRGFDVVLLSRDPDQTQDGYGHPAVSTLEFPWSPAEREDYLRRIQAHLAGASSLPESDPALALREQLASVDAVLIAGGGNLNSRFGWLLYERAAVAAIARSLGKPVVVSGQTLGPVLTARDAQVLAEMLQGAQLVGVRESTSAGIARELGVDAVQGLDDASFLADPALPDGGAAVQQDAARPVPRYEAPAGDYVAVTFAPGGDEDFRSGLAAALDQLHAKTQLPAVFIPHMGVPGNIDADAGMHAEIAALMDTPAVLVPVVEAREAARLTRGASLVVTTRYHPAVFALSAGVAAVALSVEAYSDARLRGAMENWGMDDFVLSRPALQEDLLDEALLEAWERRAETASHLKAVLEFRTRDAGIWWDRVAAVLQADTSAAAVSAAPGATGLSPSARLEGRGEWAAAETELRRRFYPQSLLAARLAAEDERVQSFTAPIYRALEEERTAHQRLAGSRTVQTALGLHSSLSKFRRHRA is encoded by the coding sequence GTGACGCGCGTTGCGGTGCTGGCCGACGTCGGACAGCACGTGTACCACGTGGGAGACGAAGCCATGGGGCTCGCGGCTGCTGACGAGCTGACCAGGCGCGGGTTCGACGTCGTCCTGCTGTCCCGGGACCCCGACCAGACGCAGGACGGCTACGGGCATCCCGCCGTATCGACTCTGGAGTTCCCCTGGAGTCCTGCCGAACGTGAGGACTACCTGCGCCGCATCCAGGCGCATCTTGCCGGGGCGTCCTCCTTGCCGGAGTCGGATCCGGCCCTGGCGCTGAGGGAACAGCTGGCGTCAGTGGATGCGGTGCTGATTGCCGGCGGAGGGAACCTGAACTCGCGCTTCGGATGGCTCCTGTACGAGCGTGCCGCGGTGGCAGCGATTGCCCGTAGCCTCGGCAAACCCGTAGTGGTGTCCGGCCAGACACTCGGGCCGGTGCTGACAGCCCGGGATGCCCAGGTCCTGGCCGAAATGCTTCAGGGCGCCCAACTGGTTGGCGTCCGCGAATCCACATCTGCCGGGATCGCCCGGGAACTGGGTGTGGACGCAGTGCAGGGGTTGGATGATGCCTCGTTCCTCGCTGACCCGGCGCTGCCCGACGGCGGCGCCGCCGTCCAGCAGGACGCCGCTCGGCCCGTGCCGCGCTATGAAGCTCCGGCGGGGGACTATGTGGCAGTTACGTTTGCCCCCGGAGGGGATGAAGACTTCCGGAGCGGGCTGGCGGCAGCACTGGATCAGCTGCATGCCAAGACGCAGCTGCCCGCCGTGTTCATCCCGCACATGGGTGTCCCCGGAAACATCGACGCCGACGCCGGCATGCACGCGGAGATCGCGGCCCTGATGGACACGCCTGCAGTCCTGGTGCCGGTCGTGGAGGCCCGTGAGGCTGCCCGGCTGACACGCGGGGCGTCCCTCGTGGTGACCACCCGCTACCACCCGGCGGTGTTTGCGCTTTCTGCCGGTGTTGCCGCCGTGGCGTTGTCCGTGGAGGCCTACTCCGATGCCCGCCTGAGGGGCGCCATGGAGAACTGGGGGATGGACGATTTTGTGCTGTCGCGTCCCGCTCTGCAGGAGGACCTGTTGGATGAGGCGCTGCTGGAAGCATGGGAACGGCGTGCCGAAACAGCGAGCCACCTGAAGGCAGTGCTGGAATTCCGTACCCGCGATGCCGGCATCTGGTGGGACCGGGTGGCTGCCGTCCTGCAGGCCGATACTTCCGCGGCGGCCGTTTCTGCGGCGCCAGGGGCAACCGGCCTGTCGCCGAGTGCCCGGCTGGAGGGCCGCGGGGAGTGGGCGGCCGCGGAGACTGAGCTGCGCCGGCGGTTCTACCCGCAGTCCCTCCTGGCAGCACGCCTGGCGGCAGAGGACGAACGGGTGCAGTCCTTCACTGCTCCTATCTACCGTGCCCTGGAGGAGGAGCGGACAGCGCACCAGCGGCTGGCCGGCAGCAGGACCGTGCAGACCGCTTTGGGGTTGCACAGTTCCTTGTCGAAGTTCCGCCGACACCGCGCCTAA
- the tgt gene encoding tRNA guanosine(34) transglycosylase Tgt, whose amino-acid sequence MSSSAFSFTLGKRLRETAPAAAEQRVEANGGGFQGRTGTISTPHGEIATPAFIAVGTKATVKAVLPESVAELGAQAVLANAYHLYLQPGPDILDEAGGLGKFMNWSGPTFTDSGGFQVMSLGAGFKKVINMNADGTTHATGADDDVAPGKERLAHIDDDGVWFKSHLNGDKHRFSPEISMQVQHKIGADIMFAFDELTTLMNSRGYQEMSLERTRLWALRCLAEHQRLTEERADKPYQALFGVLQGAQYEDLRRKAARDLGAMDFDGFGLGGAFEKENLGTIVRWCTEELPENKPRHLLGISEPDDIFTAIENGADTFDCVSPTRVARNSAFYTPYGRKNLSNAKFKRDFGPLVEGCDCYTCTHYTRAYIQHLFKSNEMVSHTLISIHNERFTVKLVDDARLSIDDGTFFDFKAEVLGKYYSGK is encoded by the coding sequence GTGTCTTCCTCAGCCTTTTCCTTCACCCTCGGTAAGCGCCTGCGCGAAACCGCCCCTGCAGCGGCCGAACAGCGCGTCGAGGCGAACGGCGGCGGTTTTCAGGGCCGCACCGGCACCATCTCCACGCCGCACGGCGAGATCGCCACTCCGGCGTTCATCGCGGTAGGCACCAAAGCCACGGTCAAGGCGGTGCTCCCCGAGTCGGTCGCGGAACTCGGTGCACAGGCCGTGCTGGCGAACGCCTATCACCTGTATCTGCAGCCCGGCCCGGACATCCTCGATGAAGCCGGCGGCCTGGGGAAGTTCATGAACTGGTCCGGCCCCACCTTCACCGATTCGGGCGGATTCCAGGTCATGAGCCTGGGTGCGGGCTTCAAGAAGGTCATCAACATGAATGCCGACGGCACCACGCACGCCACCGGGGCGGACGACGACGTCGCCCCCGGCAAGGAACGCCTGGCACATATTGACGACGACGGCGTCTGGTTCAAGTCCCATCTGAACGGCGACAAGCATCGCTTCAGCCCGGAGATCTCGATGCAGGTGCAGCACAAAATCGGTGCCGACATCATGTTTGCGTTTGATGAGCTGACCACGCTCATGAATTCCCGCGGATATCAGGAAATGTCGCTGGAACGGACCCGTCTTTGGGCCCTGCGGTGCCTTGCCGAGCACCAGCGGCTGACCGAGGAACGCGCCGACAAGCCCTACCAAGCCCTGTTCGGCGTGCTGCAGGGCGCGCAGTACGAAGACCTGCGGCGTAAGGCAGCCCGGGATCTCGGTGCCATGGACTTTGACGGCTTCGGACTGGGCGGGGCGTTCGAAAAGGAAAACCTCGGCACCATTGTCCGGTGGTGCACGGAGGAGCTTCCGGAGAATAAGCCCCGCCACCTGTTGGGGATTTCCGAGCCGGATGACATTTTCACCGCCATCGAAAACGGCGCCGACACCTTCGACTGCGTTTCTCCCACCCGGGTGGCCAGGAATTCGGCGTTCTACACGCCGTACGGCCGCAAGAACCTGTCGAATGCCAAGTTCAAGCGGGACTTCGGGCCGTTGGTGGAGGGCTGCGACTGCTATACCTGCACCCATTACACCCGTGCCTACATCCAGCACCTGTTCAAGTCCAACGAGATGGTCAGCCACACGCTGATTTCCATCCACAATGAACGCTTCACCGTGAAGCTCGTTGATGATGCCCGGCTGTCCATCGACGACGGCACGTTCTTCGACTTCAAGGCAGAGGTCCTGGGGAAGTACTACAGCGGCAAGTAG
- a CDS encoding DUF6707 family protein codes for MSESLPETYAFRVNAELLAPGQILVPGEGAAEPLAPVAGTRVEADDFGVPALVLAKLDDGTSLRLAYGSAVRVQAPAPEGAPSDAVRQVPSEEDNAAEIIADAAAAHPENSAVQEIAARLERGLNVKSGSHLQDVRDLAHILYIDLGDAENALKVCNVITGLPFDGNFGRWNWIQGALALAAHITHEAGDAESAAAYSHAVRAADTSETDPMKAKLAAELLQRQLNEPNLYDREIHRAAEAGKEASEREWRILRLNALLYLRSHGGSQTLSDAELDRRIRTELIAVRG; via the coding sequence ATGTCTGAGAGCCTGCCGGAAACGTACGCGTTCCGGGTCAACGCGGAACTGCTTGCCCCCGGACAGATCCTTGTCCCGGGTGAGGGTGCTGCAGAACCCCTGGCTCCGGTAGCCGGAACCAGGGTGGAGGCCGATGATTTCGGTGTTCCCGCGCTGGTGCTCGCTAAATTGGATGACGGAACTTCGCTCCGGTTGGCCTACGGATCCGCCGTCCGGGTACAGGCTCCGGCTCCCGAAGGCGCGCCGTCGGACGCTGTTCGGCAGGTGCCTTCGGAGGAAGACAACGCGGCCGAAATCATTGCCGACGCCGCGGCCGCCCACCCGGAAAACTCCGCCGTCCAGGAGATTGCAGCGCGCCTGGAGCGTGGTTTGAACGTGAAATCCGGCAGCCACCTGCAGGATGTCCGAGATTTGGCCCACATTCTCTATATCGATCTCGGTGATGCCGAAAACGCCCTGAAGGTCTGCAACGTCATCACGGGGCTCCCCTTTGACGGGAACTTTGGCCGTTGGAACTGGATCCAGGGCGCTTTGGCCCTGGCGGCGCACATCACCCATGAGGCGGGCGACGCCGAGAGCGCGGCAGCGTACAGCCATGCCGTGCGTGCTGCGGACACGTCCGAGACGGACCCGATGAAGGCCAAGCTCGCTGCCGAGCTGCTGCAGCGCCAGCTGAACGAACCCAACCTGTACGACCGCGAAATCCACCGGGCTGCCGAGGCCGGTAAGGAGGCCAGCGAACGGGAATGGCGGATCCTGCGCCTGAACGCCCTGCTCTACCTGCGCTCCCACGGCGGTTCGCAGACGCTGTCCGACGCGGAGCTGGACCGGCGCATCCGCACCGAGCTGATTGCCGTACGCGGCTAA
- a CDS encoding glycoside hydrolase family 76 protein, with product MLFEDSDDRAETAARTVSAAFGRSLAGLPGTHLAATSRPVSRLQQLRQPWHYWWQAHYLDALIDAGLRERRTGTPFRGPEHPSAADLAPALVRTIGLRNRMHYTNRFYDDMAWLALAVGRLNSLSGARDRQGPYRKILSTLNTALESAHTPELGGGIYWNKDRNFKNTPATAPAALHFVRTGSRDRAQELVDWLNATVLDPETGLYLDGVKVVRGRPQLESTVFTYNQGPVLGALLELGGSANLTRAAELVRAVDAHLTDDDGTSRVLRTHGTGDGGLFTGILARYLAQAAVSPALPEPSRRTAAALVEATATALWEGRSKRADWILFSAKPLVPAAVSYPGGSAVGLSTQLQAWMVLEASARVQRAGAGLT from the coding sequence ATGCTCTTTGAGGATTCCGACGACCGCGCCGAGACCGCCGCCCGCACCGTGAGCGCCGCGTTTGGCCGTTCGCTTGCCGGGTTGCCCGGGACGCATCTGGCTGCCACCAGCCGTCCGGTTTCGCGGCTGCAGCAGCTGCGCCAGCCCTGGCATTACTGGTGGCAGGCACACTATCTCGATGCCCTGATCGACGCCGGCCTGCGCGAACGCCGCACCGGCACGCCGTTCCGCGGACCGGAGCATCCCTCGGCTGCGGACCTGGCACCGGCGCTGGTGCGGACCATCGGACTGCGGAACCGGATGCACTACACCAACCGGTTCTACGACGACATGGCGTGGCTGGCCCTTGCCGTAGGCCGCCTGAACTCTTTGTCGGGAGCGCGGGACCGGCAGGGCCCGTACCGGAAAATCCTCTCCACCCTGAATACGGCACTGGAGTCCGCCCACACCCCGGAACTGGGCGGCGGCATCTACTGGAACAAGGACCGTAACTTCAAGAACACCCCTGCCACCGCTCCGGCTGCCCTGCATTTTGTCCGCACCGGATCACGGGACCGGGCACAGGAGCTGGTGGATTGGCTTAACGCCACCGTGCTGGATCCGGAAACCGGACTGTATCTGGACGGGGTCAAGGTGGTCCGGGGCCGTCCGCAGCTGGAGAGCACCGTCTTCACTTACAACCAGGGACCTGTCCTGGGTGCCCTGCTCGAGCTCGGCGGCAGCGCCAACCTCACCCGCGCTGCGGAACTGGTGCGCGCCGTCGACGCCCACCTGACCGACGACGACGGCACCTCGCGCGTGCTGCGCACCCACGGCACCGGCGACGGCGGTCTTTTCACCGGCATCCTGGCGCGGTACCTGGCTCAGGCCGCAGTGTCCCCCGCCCTGCCGGAACCGTCCCGCCGGACGGCGGCCGCACTGGTGGAAGCCACCGCCACGGCACTCTGGGAGGGCCGGAGCAAACGGGCGGACTGGATCCTCTTCTCCGCCAAGCCGCTGGTACCGGCCGCCGTGTCCTACCCGGGCGGCTCCGCCGTCGGGCTTTCCACCCAGCTTCAGGCCTGGATGGTCTTGGAAGCGTCGGCACGGGTGCAGCGGGCCGGGGCGGGCCTCACCTAA
- a CDS encoding FUSC family protein → MTHLQEMFRIAPAHNDHHAAVRCAIGVGVPLVLLLFLGRIDLAIFATFGAFTGIYGRNEPHRQRLGHQGRAGTLMLAVILAAALCARLDLDDWGIVIGTTAVAGLGTIATGFWRLRPVGSLFHIFAFAAISSVPNHPPLWQGMLTAVLTVAFSILLGLSGMLVQKYRTEWKRPERLPFPPARRRLIYIDGLQYAVAAVVAGSIATLLGIGHNYWAMVAATVPLIGATVRHRVHRGLQRILGTFGGLLLTALILLPGLEPWQMVLVIAVCQFGAEMFIARQYALAQVVVTPLALVSTELAHQSNPMELLRDRGIETLIGAVVGMAVVLAVHVRQKQLQQKQRKSA, encoded by the coding sequence TTGACGCACCTGCAGGAAATGTTTCGGATCGCTCCGGCACACAACGACCACCACGCGGCCGTCCGCTGCGCCATTGGAGTGGGAGTGCCGCTTGTCCTGCTGCTTTTCCTGGGGCGGATTGACCTGGCCATTTTCGCCACGTTCGGTGCCTTCACCGGGATCTACGGCCGGAATGAACCGCACCGCCAGCGACTGGGCCATCAGGGCCGCGCCGGGACACTTATGCTGGCCGTCATCCTGGCGGCAGCGCTGTGTGCCCGCCTGGACCTGGATGACTGGGGAATCGTCATCGGCACCACGGCAGTAGCCGGGCTCGGCACCATTGCCACGGGCTTTTGGCGGCTACGCCCAGTCGGCTCGCTGTTCCATATCTTCGCCTTCGCCGCCATATCCTCCGTCCCGAACCATCCTCCGCTCTGGCAGGGGATGCTCACCGCGGTCCTCACGGTGGCCTTCTCCATCCTGCTGGGCCTGTCCGGGATGCTCGTGCAGAAGTACCGCACGGAATGGAAACGACCGGAACGCCTGCCCTTTCCGCCGGCCCGGCGCCGCCTCATCTACATTGACGGGCTGCAGTATGCGGTGGCCGCAGTGGTGGCAGGATCCATCGCGACCCTGCTGGGAATCGGCCACAACTACTGGGCGATGGTCGCGGCGACCGTTCCACTGATCGGCGCGACAGTACGCCACCGGGTCCACCGCGGCCTGCAGCGCATCCTGGGCACGTTCGGCGGCCTGTTGCTGACGGCGCTGATCCTGCTTCCGGGACTGGAGCCCTGGCAGATGGTCCTGGTCATTGCCGTTTGCCAGTTCGGGGCCGAGATGTTCATAGCGCGGCAATACGCGCTGGCGCAGGTGGTGGTCACGCCGCTGGCGCTGGTCAGCACGGAGCTGGCCCACCAGAGCAACCCGATGGAGCTGCTTCGGGACCGCGGCATTGAAACGCTGATCGGCGCCGTCGTCGGCATGGCCGTGGTGCTGGCCGTCCATGTCCGGCAAAAGCAGCTGCAGCAAAAGCAGCGGAAGTCCGCTTAG
- the thiD gene encoding bifunctional hydroxymethylpyrimidine kinase/phosphomethylpyrimidine kinase — protein sequence MSANTPTSAASAPAVTLTIAGSEATGGAGAQADLKTFQELGVYGITALTCIVSFDPNNSWNHRFVPVDPQVITDQLEAITTAYDLDTVKIGMLGTPATIDVVAKALQAQDWKNLVLDPVLICKGQEPGAALDTDKALKAQILPLATFVTPNHFESMSLSGMDSIETVEDLQEAARRIHEASGAVVLAKGGVRLEGDDAVDVFYDGETMEVLRAPKVGEVAVSGAGCTLAAAITAELGKGATPLEAAKTAKAFVTEGIRNRVSSNAPFDALWQGNAGQGPAL from the coding sequence ATGTCTGCAAACACACCCACTTCTGCGGCCTCAGCTCCGGCCGTCACGCTCACCATCGCAGGTTCCGAAGCCACCGGCGGCGCCGGCGCCCAGGCCGACCTGAAGACCTTCCAGGAACTCGGCGTCTACGGCATCACCGCCCTGACCTGCATTGTGTCCTTCGATCCCAACAATTCGTGGAACCACCGGTTTGTCCCGGTGGACCCGCAGGTCATCACCGACCAGCTCGAAGCCATCACGACCGCCTACGACCTCGACACGGTTAAGATCGGCATGCTCGGCACCCCGGCAACCATCGACGTCGTTGCCAAGGCGCTGCAGGCCCAGGACTGGAAGAACCTCGTGCTGGACCCGGTGCTCATCTGCAAGGGCCAGGAGCCCGGCGCGGCACTGGATACCGACAAGGCGCTCAAGGCCCAGATCCTCCCCCTGGCAACCTTCGTGACCCCCAACCACTTCGAGTCGATGTCCCTGTCCGGCATGGACTCCATTGAGACCGTGGAAGACCTGCAGGAAGCAGCCCGCCGCATCCATGAAGCCAGCGGAGCCGTAGTGCTGGCCAAGGGCGGTGTCCGACTGGAAGGCGACGACGCCGTCGACGTCTTCTACGACGGCGAAACCATGGAGGTCCTGCGGGCACCCAAGGTAGGCGAGGTAGCTGTCAGCGGTGCCGGTTGCACCCTCGCTGCGGCCATCACTGCTGAACTGGGCAAGGGGGCCACGCCTCTGGAAGCGGCCAAGACGGCGAAGGCCTTCGTCACGGAAGGTATCCGCAACCGCGTTTCCTCCAACGCACCGTTTGATGCGCTGTGGCAGGGCAACGCCGGCCAGGGCCCGGCCCTCTAG
- a CDS encoding TetR/AcrR family transcriptional regulator has product MAVTAKSEQTRRLLIDTALRLFAAQGYEKTTMRAVAQEANVSVGNAYYYFRSKDDLLHELYRSLQDEHRSIALPQIREGHNLGENLAVILSTGLTTMEPYHAFGTHFLRDAMSPNRREDDAVGRGKSIAMFRQAVSTARPQPPVAIRGDLPELLWLMHMGITFFWVYDRSPGQRRSHRLAANLAPLVAKLVILSRLPVVRNILEDVVRLLRGVRRDG; this is encoded by the coding sequence TTGGCCGTCACCGCCAAGAGCGAACAGACGCGCCGGCTCCTCATCGACACCGCGCTGCGCCTCTTCGCCGCACAGGGCTACGAAAAGACCACCATGCGCGCCGTCGCGCAGGAGGCAAACGTTTCGGTAGGCAACGCCTACTACTATTTCCGTTCCAAGGATGACCTCCTCCACGAGCTTTACCGGTCCCTCCAGGACGAACACCGTTCAATTGCGCTGCCGCAGATCCGCGAGGGCCACAATCTGGGGGAAAACCTGGCGGTTATTCTGTCCACCGGCCTGACAACCATGGAGCCGTACCACGCCTTCGGCACGCATTTCCTGCGCGACGCCATGTCGCCGAACCGCAGGGAGGACGACGCCGTCGGGCGGGGGAAATCCATCGCAATGTTCCGTCAGGCGGTGTCGACCGCCCGGCCGCAGCCGCCCGTGGCTATCCGCGGCGACCTGCCCGAACTGCTCTGGCTGATGCATATGGGGATCACCTTCTTCTGGGTGTATGACCGCTCCCCCGGTCAGCGCAGGTCCCACCGGCTGGCCGCGAATCTGGCCCCGCTGGTGGCCAAACTCGTGATCCTGTCCCGGCTCCCGGTGGTCCGGAACATCCTCGAGGACGTAGTCCGCCTGCTCCGAGGCGTCCGCCGGGACGGTTAG
- a CDS encoding YdeI family protein: protein MTRDLPELLLPDAGAWREWLEHNYGLSAGVRLVLGKKGGSVTRLTYREALDEALCFGWIDAQADRRDEQSYLQRFQPRGPRSNWSLRNVGYINRLEAAGRMHPAGRDAVLSAKVDGRWDAAYAGSATAEIPEDLRAAIAAVPAAQEMFDVLTSQNRFAMYIRLKGLKTQAARERWITDYVQMLSEHRAPYPQKRKPSPPPAVEQAPNP, encoded by the coding sequence ATGACACGGGACCTCCCGGAGCTTCTCCTGCCGGATGCCGGGGCTTGGCGGGAGTGGCTGGAGCACAATTACGGGTTATCCGCCGGCGTCCGCCTGGTGCTGGGGAAGAAGGGCGGAAGCGTCACCCGGTTGACGTATCGCGAGGCCCTTGACGAGGCGCTCTGCTTCGGCTGGATCGATGCGCAGGCCGATCGGCGCGACGAGCAAAGCTACCTGCAGCGGTTCCAGCCGCGCGGTCCGCGCAGTAACTGGTCGCTGCGGAACGTCGGCTACATCAACCGGCTGGAAGCGGCAGGCAGAATGCATCCGGCCGGCCGGGACGCCGTTCTCAGCGCCAAGGTGGACGGCCGCTGGGATGCCGCCTACGCCGGATCGGCAACAGCGGAAATCCCGGAGGACCTTCGGGCGGCCATCGCCGCGGTTCCCGCAGCCCAGGAAATGTTCGACGTGCTGACGTCGCAGAACCGCTTCGCCATGTACATCCGGCTCAAAGGCCTCAAGACGCAGGCGGCCCGCGAGCGCTGGATCACGGACTATGTGCAGATGCTCAGCGAACACCGCGCCCCCTATCCGCAGAAACGGAAGCCGTCCCCTCCGCCAGCGGTGGAGCAGGCGCCTAACCCCTAG
- a CDS encoding queuosine precursor transporter, with protein sequence MDAQPRAAVKTSATYASRGSSQYDLILTLMCVVIVISNIGATKGVQFSLPGGWEIVTDGGFFLFPLAYILGDVVSEVYGFKAARRAIFTGFAMALLAVASFAVIIALPGFTDAYGLEKQAALEVALGPVWQIVLASLLGFLAGQLLNSMVLVRMKERFREKALAGRLMLSTGVGEFADTLIFCAIAAPVIGITDAGGFFNYVLFGFLYKTLIEYLFVPVTALVIRVIKKREPSYVPTELEPVAA encoded by the coding sequence ATGGATGCACAGCCACGGGCAGCTGTGAAAACTTCTGCAACTTACGCCTCCCGCGGGAGCTCGCAGTACGACCTGATCCTCACCCTGATGTGCGTGGTCATCGTCATTTCGAATATCGGCGCCACCAAGGGAGTGCAGTTTTCCCTTCCCGGCGGCTGGGAAATCGTCACCGACGGCGGTTTCTTCCTCTTTCCACTCGCGTACATCCTCGGCGATGTGGTCAGCGAGGTTTACGGTTTCAAAGCCGCCCGCCGGGCCATCTTTACCGGCTTTGCGATGGCACTCCTCGCCGTCGCCAGCTTCGCCGTGATCATTGCCCTGCCCGGGTTCACTGATGCCTACGGGCTGGAGAAGCAGGCTGCACTGGAAGTGGCGCTCGGGCCGGTCTGGCAGATTGTCCTTGCGAGCCTGCTGGGGTTCCTGGCCGGCCAGCTGCTGAACTCAATGGTGCTGGTGCGGATGAAGGAGCGGTTCCGCGAGAAGGCACTGGCCGGACGGTTGATGCTATCCACCGGTGTGGGGGAGTTTGCGGACACCCTGATTTTCTGTGCCATTGCGGCACCAGTCATCGGGATTACCGACGCCGGCGGGTTCTTCAATTACGTCCTGTTCGGCTTCCTCTACAAAACGCTCATCGAGTACCTTTTTGTGCCGGTCACCGCCCTGGTCATCCGGGTCATCAAGAAGCGCGAACCCAGCTATGTACCGACTGAGTTGGAGCCCGTGGCGGCGTAG
- a CDS encoding class II glutamine amidotransferase produces the protein MCRLFGMHAGKDPVRATFWLLTAPDSLAQQSRKEADGFGIGTFTPDGRPVVDKAPIAAYEDVQYAQEARELESTTFLAHVRYASTGGDTDVNTHPFEQDNRLLAHNGVVEDLDKLDDRLRQLEMYHLVQGQTDSERVFALITGAARVNGGDVSAAIASTLTWIAQNLRLYAVNIILTTATELWAVRYPDTHPLYVLQQGARGPVGEKRSSRISVHSDQIREENRPEVLVATEKMDANPNWRLLDSGEMLHVDSDLNVLRTFPLPQHPQHLITLADLDPAAAASQHPLKTG, from the coding sequence ATGTGCCGACTCTTTGGTATGCATGCCGGGAAGGATCCGGTCCGGGCAACGTTCTGGCTGCTCACGGCCCCGGACAGCCTGGCCCAGCAGAGCCGTAAGGAAGCGGACGGCTTCGGGATCGGCACCTTCACCCCCGACGGCAGGCCGGTGGTCGACAAAGCGCCCATCGCTGCGTATGAGGATGTCCAGTACGCCCAGGAGGCCCGGGAGCTGGAGAGCACCACGTTCCTGGCGCACGTGCGTTACGCCAGCACCGGCGGGGACACGGACGTCAACACGCACCCCTTTGAGCAGGACAACCGCCTCCTGGCCCACAACGGGGTGGTGGAGGACCTGGACAAGCTCGATGACCGGCTGCGCCAGTTGGAGATGTACCACCTGGTCCAGGGCCAGACGGACAGTGAGCGGGTCTTCGCGCTTATCACCGGCGCAGCCAGGGTGAACGGCGGAGACGTTTCCGCTGCCATTGCGTCAACGCTGACCTGGATTGCGCAGAACCTGCGGCTGTACGCGGTGAACATCATCCTCACCACCGCCACCGAGCTGTGGGCCGTGCGGTACCCGGACACCCATCCGCTGTACGTCCTGCAGCAGGGAGCGCGGGGTCCGGTGGGGGAGAAGCGGAGCAGTCGGATCAGCGTCCACAGTGACCAGATACGCGAGGAGAACCGGCCGGAAGTACTGGTGGCTACCGAAAAGATGGATGCCAACCCGAATTGGCGCCTGCTGGACTCCGGCGAAATGCTGCATGTGGACAGCGACCTCAATGTCCTGCGCACGTTCCCGCTCCCGCAGCACCCGCAGCACCTGATCACGCTGGCGGATTTGGACCCGGCAGCGGCGGCGTCGCAGCACCCGCTCAAGACCGGCTGA
- a CDS encoding NUDIX hydrolase family protein, whose amino-acid sequence MNVRTPDPYPGWLSEEDLYEARQRLPMVYVEAVPVRCDPLGYVTEVGLLLQATPEGQMVRSFVSGRVLYRETIRGALLRNLEKDLGPMALPQLPPTLVPFAVAEYFPSPSQSGLTDERQHAVALAYLIPVTGECNPRQDALELSWLTPDEALSPAIYAEFSGGRGDLLRQALASAGWGR is encoded by the coding sequence ATGAACGTTCGTACTCCTGACCCGTATCCAGGCTGGCTCTCCGAGGAAGATCTCTACGAGGCCCGGCAGCGCCTGCCCATGGTTTACGTCGAGGCCGTGCCCGTGCGGTGTGACCCGCTGGGCTATGTCACCGAGGTTGGACTGCTGCTGCAGGCGACGCCGGAAGGACAGATGGTGCGTTCCTTCGTTTCGGGCCGGGTGCTGTACCGCGAAACCATCCGCGGCGCCCTGCTGCGCAACCTGGAGAAGGATCTTGGGCCGATGGCGCTGCCGCAGCTGCCGCCAACCCTGGTGCCGTTCGCCGTCGCCGAGTACTTCCCCTCCCCCTCCCAGAGCGGACTGACGGATGAACGCCAGCACGCCGTGGCGCTTGCCTATCTGATTCCCGTGACCGGTGAGTGCAATCCCCGCCAGGATGCATTGGAACTGTCCTGGCTGACTCCGGACGAAGCACTCAGCCCCGCGATCTACGCCGAATTTTCCGGCGGCCGCGGAGACCTGCTGCGCCAGGCACTGGCCTCGGCCGGCTGGGGTCGCTGA